Proteins encoded in a region of the Campylobacter showae CSUNSWCD genome:
- a CDS encoding phage minor head protein translates to MKFDFYAEPAKVVEYLRQKRPEVHFDYDEIMHGAHHRAFTVAKITKLDLLSDVQESLAYAAENGLGFEEWKKSLLPTLAKKGWLGNVDAKDPKTGEIKQIYVGSRRLKNIYNTNMRVAYAVGAYEEAMNSDAEFLRYTAVLDSKTRASHRALHGVVLPKDHPFWDTHYPPNAWNCRCKARAYTKQELKSRGWSVTENIPSVEPHPDWAYNVGKTDNLDAVFADKVEKLKDKAVSEDFYENAKAFLGELEHKRNLYVWQSGLDEAVEQIIVKGDPKTPINMVQVGLLSEAIANAASKILGLDVNSGGIILTKKHLSHASPKRKEAYAHAFRVEEIKQIVSVLNDEAKAYADLREKHKNIIFVFDDDKDETKINLIPIEISKIIHKFKQSNYVITLDKTLKSEFEKELREGTIIKIK, encoded by the coding sequence GTGAAATTTGACTTTTATGCCGAGCCTGCAAAGGTAGTCGAATATCTCAGACAAAAGCGCCCCGAAGTGCATTTTGATTACGACGAGATCATGCACGGCGCTCATCATAGGGCGTTTACCGTAGCCAAGATCACGAAGCTGGATTTACTTTCAGACGTTCAAGAAAGCCTAGCGTATGCGGCCGAAAACGGACTTGGGTTTGAGGAGTGGAAGAAAAGTTTGTTGCCCACTCTCGCTAAAAAAGGCTGGCTTGGAAACGTAGACGCCAAGGATCCCAAAACCGGAGAAATCAAACAAATTTACGTCGGATCTCGCAGGCTTAAAAATATCTATAACACCAATATGCGCGTAGCTTACGCCGTGGGCGCATACGAAGAGGCGATGAACTCGGACGCCGAGTTTCTACGCTACACTGCCGTGCTCGATAGCAAAACCAGAGCCTCGCATAGAGCCTTGCACGGCGTTGTCTTGCCTAAAGACCATCCGTTTTGGGATACGCACTATCCGCCAAATGCTTGGAACTGCCGCTGCAAAGCAAGAGCCTACACGAAGCAAGAGCTTAAAAGCAGAGGCTGGAGCGTTACCGAAAATATCCCGAGCGTAGAGCCGCATCCGGACTGGGCGTATAACGTAGGCAAAACGGATAATCTTGATGCGGTATTTGCGGACAAAGTAGAAAAGCTAAAAGACAAAGCCGTTTCAGAGGACTTCTACGAAAATGCCAAGGCTTTTTTGGGCGAACTCGAGCATAAAAGAAATCTATACGTATGGCAAAGCGGGCTTGATGAAGCCGTAGAACAAATCATCGTCAAAGGCGATCCTAAAACACCCATAAATATGGTGCAAGTCGGGCTTTTGAGCGAAGCTATCGCAAATGCCGCAAGTAAAATTTTAGGGCTGGACGTAAATAGCGGCGGCATAATATTAACAAAAAAGCACCTATCGCACGCAAGTCCTAAGCGTAAAGAAGCCTATGCTCACGCCTTTAGAGTAGAGGAGATAAAGCAGATCGTATCGGTGCTAAATGACGAAGCCAAGGCTTACGCGGATCTTCGCGAAAAGCATAAAAATATAATATTCGTTTTTGACGACGACAAGGACGAAACCAAGATAAATTTGATCCCGATAGAAATCAGCAAGATAATCCATAAATTTAAGCAAAGCAACTATGTAATAACACTTGACAAGACACTAAAAAGCGAGTTTGAAAAAGAGTTGAGAGAGGGAACTATAATAAAGATAAAATAG
- the terL gene encoding phage terminase large subunit: MNDVETLRAKLKGLKRISDPLQEERVRRAKSGFLQMVEIYFSHHVRFPETSFFRKEFYKNADKLTRKNRNLLFKAYRGAAKTTLISRLYTIYKTAVKQEKRNAIIISATITLSKKTLEFIRNEFEENELFIKDFGIAKGDKWTEEEIVFYSGNTPFKISVFGSGKKIRGENWRGFRPDLIIGDDLENDENVETKAQRDKLYNWFEKAIMKLPARGDETHNIIIVGTTLHYDSLLFRIEARRDFKTLSYPLVREFPSNIDADKPDLSEFILDDSSLSKTKYWNEFISSKAAFMSEYQNTPLSREETSFSGYETFDIMPVCDAYYMGIDPALGKSKGDYFSVATLGYLAGKFYASVKMLKLKPELMIDKIIQAALGILALNRPLKIAIETIQFQEFFKDMLDKKARELGIYLPIVELKNSVAKELRIDSLTPPINNAQILIDKNSLIFIDELDTYPKSAHDDGLDSLEMAWRIAKVPNFDYEKVNAILQKQKDKEKFLKDLLDR; encoded by the coding sequence ATGAACGACGTTGAAACTTTAAGAGCAAAGCTGAAGGGGCTTAAACGTATAAGCGACCCCTTACAAGAAGAGCGCGTACGTAGAGCCAAAAGCGGCTTTTTACAGATGGTAGAAATTTATTTTAGCCATCACGTGCGCTTTCCGGAAACCAGCTTTTTTAGAAAAGAGTTCTACAAAAACGCCGACAAGCTAACGCGCAAAAATAGAAATTTGCTCTTTAAGGCCTACCGCGGCGCGGCAAAAACTACTTTAATATCGCGCCTTTATACCATCTATAAAACGGCGGTTAAACAAGAAAAACGCAATGCCATCATCATCTCGGCCACAATTACGCTCAGCAAAAAGACGCTTGAATTTATCAGAAACGAATTTGAGGAAAACGAGCTCTTTATAAAAGATTTCGGCATCGCAAAAGGCGATAAATGGACGGAAGAGGAGATTGTTTTTTATAGCGGAAATACTCCTTTTAAGATTAGCGTATTTGGATCGGGCAAGAAAATTAGAGGCGAAAACTGGCGAGGATTTCGCCCCGATCTCATCATAGGCGACGACCTTGAGAACGACGAAAACGTAGAGACCAAAGCTCAACGCGACAAGCTTTATAATTGGTTTGAAAAGGCAATTATGAAGCTGCCCGCCAGGGGAGACGAAACTCATAATATCATCATCGTAGGCACTACCTTACACTACGACAGCTTGCTTTTTCGTATCGAAGCCAGGCGCGATTTTAAGACGCTTAGCTATCCTTTGGTTAGAGAGTTTCCGTCGAATATAGACGCCGATAAGCCGGATTTGAGCGAGTTTATTTTAGATGATAGCTCGCTAAGCAAGACAAAGTATTGGAATGAATTTATTAGCTCCAAAGCCGCCTTTATGTCCGAATACCAAAACACTCCTTTGAGCCGCGAAGAAACGAGCTTTAGTGGCTATGAAACCTTTGATATTATGCCCGTTTGCGACGCGTATTATATGGGCATAGACCCGGCGCTTGGCAAAAGCAAGGGTGATTATTTCTCGGTTGCTACGCTTGGGTATTTGGCGGGCAAATTTTACGCAAGCGTAAAAATGCTCAAACTAAAACCAGAGCTTATGATAGACAAAATAATTCAAGCGGCACTAGGCATATTAGCGCTTAATCGCCCGCTAAAAATAGCCATAGAAACGATCCAGTTTCAAGAGTTTTTCAAAGATATGCTTGATAAAAAAGCTCGCGAGCTAGGGATTTATCTGCCTATCGTAGAGCTTAAAAACTCGGTAGCCAAAGAGCTAAGAATCGATAGCCTTACTCCGCCGATAAACAACGCTCAAATTTTGATAGATAAAAACTCGCTCATCTTTATAGACGAGCTTGATACGTATCCAAAATCGGCTCACGACGACGGGCTTGATAGTCTTGAGATGGCTTGGCGTATAGCAAAGGTTCCGAATTTCGATTACGAAAAGGTTAATGCGATACTTCAAAAGCAAAAAGACAAGGAGAAGTTTCTAAAGGATTTGCTCGATAGATAA
- a CDS encoding phage portal protein family protein translates to MKKTDAIKYMLGSLRPRGDYSKTDIQNYSELSSGKIRAALLTKNQQEMFSVFSLIEDKDSSVGAECEKRISSITNKFFTHSLGEDENENIEELIKASVEARVFGFSLIELYLKDDASLGVSKVDREFIRFEENKPHLNVKGKDVVAKPPFYISITAKPVLLKVLWIVYAKHYVLSQYLKFTEFLGVPPLIGNSASGDEKVISLMAEAFKNLRSGSYGVFGPNDTVKVLEGRGSQADFMEFVRYCDGEIAKVINGSVLSSNISSTGSFAMSKVHDYNRKEILAGDVKFAAREVQNFYKTFGKKADLNIQIEKDSDLLQRAQVLSILHPMGYQMSPKDMAKEFDLPEPVNNSNFKLEKNAKEKRLFLDEIDKAAFSANTKDEEAQIEKAILDIVKNADSFEEVYENMLQAFPGADIDAIEDTLEKIIANAHIKGML, encoded by the coding sequence GTGAAAAAAACGGACGCGATAAAATATATGCTAGGGTCGCTACGGCCCAGAGGCGATTATTCAAAAACCGATATTCAAAACTATAGCGAGCTTTCAAGCGGCAAGATTAGAGCCGCGCTACTAACCAAAAACCAGCAAGAGATGTTTTCCGTATTTAGCCTGATCGAAGACAAAGATAGCTCCGTGGGCGCCGAGTGCGAAAAAAGAATATCGTCTATCACAAACAAATTCTTTACTCACTCGCTGGGAGAAGACGAGAATGAAAACATAGAAGAGCTCATAAAAGCAAGCGTCGAGGCTAGAGTTTTCGGTTTTAGCTTGATTGAGTTATATTTAAAAGACGACGCGTCGCTTGGTGTGTCTAAAGTGGACCGGGAGTTTATACGATTTGAGGAAAACAAGCCTCATCTAAACGTCAAAGGCAAGGACGTCGTAGCTAAGCCCCCTTTTTATATCTCTATCACGGCAAAGCCCGTATTGCTAAAGGTTTTATGGATAGTCTACGCCAAGCACTACGTGCTAAGCCAGTATCTTAAATTTACCGAGTTTTTAGGGGTGCCGCCTCTTATCGGCAATAGTGCCAGCGGAGACGAAAAGGTTATCTCGCTTATGGCCGAAGCATTTAAAAACTTGCGTAGCGGCTCATACGGGGTATTTGGACCAAACGATACGGTCAAGGTTTTAGAGGGGCGCGGATCTCAGGCCGATTTTATGGAGTTCGTTCGCTACTGCGACGGCGAAATAGCGAAAGTCATAAACGGCTCCGTGCTAAGCTCCAACATTAGCTCGACGGGCAGCTTTGCGATGAGCAAGGTACACGACTATAACCGCAAAGAGATACTCGCCGGCGACGTCAAATTTGCCGCCAGAGAAGTGCAAAATTTTTATAAGACGTTCGGCAAAAAAGCCGATTTAAATATCCAGATAGAAAAGGATAGCGATCTACTCCAGCGCGCGCAGGTGCTATCCATCCTGCATCCTATGGGCTACCAGATGAGCCCAAAAGATATGGCTAAAGAATTCGATCTGCCGGAGCCTGTAAATAATTCAAATTTTAAACTCGAAAAAAACGCTAAAGAAAAGCGGTTGTTTCTTGACGAGATAGATAAGGCGGCTTTTAGCGCAAACACCAAAGACGAAGAGGCCCAGATAGAAAAAGCCATCTTGGATATCGTTAAAAACGCGGATAGTTTCGAGGAAGTTTATGAAAATATGCTGCAAGCTTTTCCCGGCGCGGATATTGACGCTATCGAGGATACGCTCGAGAAGATCATCGCAAACGCGCATATAAAAGGGATGTTGTGA
- a CDS encoding Mu-like prophage major head subunit gpT family protein — protein sequence MAHFEETAIGFKATFQKTFNNTKSDADVLSMRIESTDLSEKYVWLGNFPMMKEWVGDRDVKKFKDYGYALENVPYEATVEVPVNHLEYDKVGVYKPAIEQMAFNAKKFGAALTAKILLNGEDTTKGKCYDGKPFFSNAHAMGTNTYANVGTGALTPDNLIAADALMMSIKGDNDQALGVTPTHLICGPKNKKQAIQAVKKEYLAGGESNPTYQSYELLVLPEITDTSWYLMDLGKPVKPFVLQVAKDGVFESSNDYKFMKDKALFGCKSFMNAGYALWQLAYKSSGV from the coding sequence ATGGCGCACTTTGAGGAAACGGCGATCGGCTTTAAGGCGACTTTTCAAAAAACGTTTAACAATACCAAAAGCGATGCGGACGTACTATCTATGCGTATAGAGAGCACTGATTTAAGCGAGAAGTACGTATGGCTGGGCAACTTCCCTATGATGAAAGAGTGGGTCGGAGATAGGGATGTTAAGAAATTTAAGGACTACGGATACGCTTTAGAAAACGTGCCTTACGAGGCTACGGTAGAAGTGCCGGTTAACCACCTCGAATACGATAAGGTGGGAGTGTACAAGCCCGCGATCGAACAAATGGCATTTAACGCCAAAAAATTCGGCGCCGCTTTGACTGCAAAAATTTTGCTTAACGGCGAGGATACGACTAAGGGCAAATGCTACGACGGCAAGCCGTTTTTTAGTAACGCTCACGCCATGGGAACAAACACATACGCAAACGTAGGCACCGGAGCATTAACGCCGGACAACCTAATTGCGGCAGACGCACTGATGATGAGCATAAAAGGCGATAACGATCAAGCGCTGGGGGTAACTCCTACCCATCTAATCTGCGGCCCCAAAAATAAAAAACAAGCTATACAGGCAGTTAAAAAAGAGTATTTAGCCGGAGGGGAGAGTAATCCGACGTACCAAAGCTATGAGCTTTTGGTGTTGCCTGAAATAACAGATACCAGCTGGTATCTGATGGATCTTGGAAAACCTGTCAAACCTTTCGTACTGCAAGTGGCTAAAGACGGAGTATTTGAGTCGAGCAACGACTATAAATTTATGAAAGATAAGGCGCTGTTTGGCTGCAAAAGCTTTATGAACGCCGGATACGCGTTGTGGCAGCTTGCATACAAGAGCAGCGGCGTTTGA
- a CDS encoding DUF1804 family protein — translation MKNIDMKDMYIKGYSISDIAKTHGVTRQTIYKKKAKDKAAGVDWDALALAKSRDVATIRKSEEEFILTLIDSFDRAFEEVKELEPEKRLKILKEYSGAYYRLKAPLKTDVKAQILSAVQNAIGEIADLAEKSKNDHVTDFLAQNADAILQRTLKV, via the coding sequence ATGAAAAATATTGACATGAAAGATATGTATATCAAGGGCTATTCGATTTCCGATATCGCTAAAACCCACGGCGTGACCCGTCAAACCATATATAAGAAAAAAGCCAAAGATAAGGCAGCGGGCGTAGACTGGGACGCTTTAGCGCTAGCAAAAAGCAGAGACGTCGCGACTATAAGAAAAAGCGAAGAAGAGTTTATACTCACTCTTATAGACAGCTTCGATCGCGCTTTTGAAGAGGTCAAAGAGTTGGAGCCCGAAAAACGACTAAAAATTCTCAAAGAGTATAGCGGCGCGTACTACCGCCTAAAAGCTCCCCTAAAAACAGACGTAAAAGCTCAAATTTTATCGGCGGTGCAAAACGCGATCGGCGAAATAGCCGACCTTGCCGAAAAAAGCAAAAACGATCACGTAACCGACTTTTTAGCCCAAAACGCCGACGCTATACTTCAACGGACGCTTAAGGTATGA
- a CDS encoding phage protease, with amino-acid sequence MDGVRSKNLLSLNYKENELVKVSPVGEITGLDGRVFMIDGAALLKRISSNGLHIPLDENHSFGGALGWFDKDSFELRDDGIYAKLELNKNGAALVGDKVYRYLSSVYDTDGRYVTGLDSVGLVNRPNILNNTINSKGENMNELEELKAKFEALQKELETSKAANETLKAELAEAKKPAEQPKQEESKAGSEEANNVSKQIAELGAKIAKMEENFKGIFGKSELEKNAKANALTDEQSKIARMLGLSDEEYKGGMN; translated from the coding sequence GTGGACGGCGTAAGAAGCAAAAACCTACTATCGCTAAATTATAAAGAAAACGAGCTCGTAAAGGTCTCGCCCGTCGGAGAGATAACGGGTCTTGACGGACGCGTATTTATGATCGACGGCGCCGCGCTACTAAAACGAATATCGTCAAACGGACTTCATATCCCGCTTGATGAAAACCACAGCTTCGGCGGCGCGCTTGGATGGTTTGACAAAGACAGTTTCGAGCTAAGAGACGACGGGATTTACGCAAAGCTAGAGCTAAATAAAAACGGAGCGGCCCTGGTAGGCGATAAAGTTTATAGGTATTTAAGCTCGGTCTACGATACCGACGGCAGATACGTAACGGGCCTTGATAGCGTCGGTCTCGTCAATAGGCCGAACATACTAAATAATACAATCAACTCAAAAGGAGAGAACATGAACGAACTCGAGGAGCTAAAAGCAAAATTTGAGGCCTTGCAAAAAGAGCTTGAAACGAGCAAAGCCGCAAACGAAACGCTAAAAGCGGAGCTTGCGGAAGCTAAAAAGCCCGCCGAGCAACCAAAGCAAGAAGAAAGTAAAGCAGGAAGCGAGGAAGCAAATAACGTCTCAAAGCAAATCGCCGAACTAGGCGCGAAAATAGCCAAGATGGAAGAAAATTTTAAAGGAATTTTTGGAAAGTCCGAGCTGGAGAAAAACGCAAAAGCGAACGCTTTAACGGATGAGCAAAGCAAGATAGCGCGGATGCTTGGACTTAGCGACGAAGAATATAAAGGAGGAATGAACTAA
- a CDS encoding phage virion morphogenesis protein, translating into MPVELKGLEEIQRKLKTLESSLDEAGMRRKLNTIGGMIKNSIMESFENETSPFGQRWKPLSSVTAFANFGGGGIKNVKRGRQNAYYKNEKKQKKSFLSVFGAGGSRRILVLSGALAGHWVVRASAKSVTVSNNSSSGGFAYGLTHQFGTARAGRHRNVHIPARPFLPVDGSGNLEPRLAKDINDYLKEEIIKEFQR; encoded by the coding sequence ATGCCCGTAGAATTAAAAGGCCTTGAAGAGATCCAAAGAAAGCTTAAAACACTAGAATCCAGTCTGGATGAAGCGGGAATGCGGCGCAAGCTAAACACGATAGGCGGCATGATAAAAAACTCCATAATGGAAAGTTTTGAAAACGAAACGAGTCCATTCGGGCAAAGATGGAAGCCGTTATCGTCGGTTACGGCCTTTGCAAATTTCGGGGGCGGCGGGATAAAAAACGTCAAACGGGGCAGGCAAAACGCCTACTATAAAAACGAAAAAAAGCAAAAGAAGTCTTTTTTAAGCGTATTTGGCGCGGGCGGCAGTAGGAGAATTTTAGTGCTTTCGGGGGCGCTTGCCGGGCATTGGGTCGTAAGAGCTAGCGCAAAGAGCGTTACGGTCTCAAACAATAGCTCAAGCGGCGGATTTGCTTACGGGCTTACGCATCAATTCGGCACCGCCAGAGCCGGCAGGCATAGAAACGTCCATATCCCGGCTCGTCCTTTTTTACCCGTGGACGGTAGCGGAAATTTAGAGCCTAGGCTCGCAAAAGATATCAATGATTATCTAAAAGAGGAAATCATAAAAGAGTTTCAAAGATAG